Part of the Azospirillum brasilense genome is shown below.
GCGCGACCTGGAACTGGCGCTGGACTGCCAGCTGTTCCGCCGGATGACCCGGCGCATCGAACTGACGCCGGAGGGCGAGGATTTCGCCCGCACCGTCCGCGATTGCCTGGGTGAGCTGGAGCGCTCGGCGCAGCGGATTGGCCGGTCGCGGACGATGCGCACGCTGACCATCTCGATCCTGCCGACCATCGCGTCGCTGTGGCTGATGCCGCGCCTGCATCTGTTCACCCAGGCCAACCCCGGCGTCGAGGTGCGGATCATCTCGTCGATCGAGCCGTCGAACCTGCTGGCGCACGAGGCCGACATCGCGATCCGCGTCGGCCGCATCCCGGGCCGCCGCTACGAGCGCGGGCAGCCGCGCATCGACCTAGACATGGTGACGAGCTGGGACGGCGTGCAGGCCGACGAGCTGTTTCCCGACATCCTCCGCCCGGCCTGCGCGCCAGCACTTGCGGGTGAGGCGGTGCTGGAGGACGGGCGGCCGGTGGTGCGCCTGCCGCTGATCCACACCTCCAGCCGCCGGCACGCCTGGCCGGACTGGCTGAAGGCGACCGGCGGACAAGCCGTCGCCGGAACCGGAGGCGGGCTGGAGTTCGGCCATTTCTTCATGTCGCTGGACGCCGCCCGCCAGGGCCGCGGAATTGCCATCGTGCCCGACATCCTGCTGGCGCAGTACGATCGCCGCGCCGAACTGGCGATGCCGCTGCCATCCGAGGTGCGCAGCGCCGGCGAATATTACCTGCTAATCCACGAAAGCCGGCTGGACGACCCCCGGACGCAGGCTTTCCGCGGCTGGATCCTCTCGGAATCCCGCAAGGCGCGCGATGGGTTGACGTCCTCGGTCGACCGGTGCGCCAGCAGCTCTCTTTCGCAGCTTTCCGATCTTTAGGGTTCCGTCGGGTGTCGCGCCAAGTCTGAGTACCTGTTCGCGACTTTGGCGCAGAACTCGGCCTGCTGACGGATTTTGCCCTGAGGCGATGGAGATCAGGCGATCTTGAGGGCATCGCGATAGGTGTTCGCCAAACAACGCTAAGTGGTGCATCCACCAAGTTGTTTAGGCATTCGGGAGCGCGGCGACGCCCAGTCGGCTCGGCGCGCGATGGCGCCTGCGCCTGCGCCTGCGCCTGCGCCTGAGGACATCGCGACATTTGTTCGGCAGACAACGCCGCCATTATCAATCAAAGACAGCTATGGCCGAGCGGATGCTGATCCCACCGTCCTTGGTCCGCCGAAGTTGGCGCCCGACAGCGTAACGAAAGACGGCAGGAAGCTGGAGGGCTGGGGGAACACGGGACCAGAGAGTTTGGATCACCGTCCGCCCTTTTCGTGTCCGGCGTTGGGCCTGACCTGCCACTGTGCGCTGGGACCAGCGGAAACCGATCTCGCCAAAGTACAGGTCGGCGTGGTCGGAGCTGATGTGATGGAAGACGCCGGCGATCGTGCGCCGGACACGATCGTTGAAGCCTTCGGCCGAGTTGGCATGCACGCTGCCGCGCACATACTCGCGCTGGGAATGGCGGACCGTATCGTGCGCACCGAATGCGCTCCCGATGGCGACGAACGCCTTATTCGTCGCTCATCAAGTGCGCGTCGGGATCGACAGCGGTTTCCAGCACCCGCTCGGCCTCGTCGAGCGACAGGTCGGCGACCACCGCGGCACGGGCTTCGCCCGCCGGTGTCCCCGGTTTCCGGCTGCTTGGCCGCTGGACGACCGCGAGGGCTGGTGTCTTCGTCGTACGGGGATGGCCCTTGCGTCCTCGCCCCAGTTTTGGAGGGTTGGGGTCACGACGCGGCTTGGCGCCGAAATGGAAC
Proteins encoded:
- a CDS encoding LysR substrate-binding domain-containing protein — protein: MPKRPLPPLNTLRGFDAAARHLSFTMAADELHLTQGAISRQVRDLELALDCQLFRRMTRRIELTPEGEDFARTVRDCLGELERSAQRIGRSRTMRTLTISILPTIASLWLMPRLHLFTQANPGVEVRIISSIEPSNLLAHEADIAIRVGRIPGRRYERGQPRIDLDMVTSWDGVQADELFPDILRPACAPALAGEAVLEDGRPVVRLPLIHTSSRRHAWPDWLKATGGQAVAGTGGGLEFGHFFMSLDAARQGRGIAIVPDILLAQYDRRAELAMPLPSEVRSAGEYYLLIHESRLDDPRTQAFRGWILSESRKARDGLTSSVDRCASSSLSQLSDL